From Streptomyces sp. SCSIO 75703:
GCAGAAGGTCGTCTCGCTGTGCGGTAAGCAGTAGGCAAGCCGTGAGAGGCCCCGTCACACGATGAGCAGTACTACGAACTCGCCGACCCACCACACGTCCACGATCGGTGCCATCGGCGCGCCCAGCCGCCGCAACACCGAACTGGCCCTGCTGGTCTTCGCGGTCGTCATCCCGGTCTTCGCCTACGCCAACGTGGGCCTGGCCCTGCACGGCGAGGTCCCCACCGGGCTGCTGAGCTACGGCCTGGGCCTCGGCCTGCTGGCCGGCGTCGGCCACCTGGTGGTGCGCAAGTTCGCCCCGTTCGCGGACCCGCTGCTGCTGCCGCTGGCCACGCTGCTCAACGGGCTGGGCCTGGTCGCCATCTGGCGGCTGGACCAGTCGGAGCTGCTCCAGGCCATCAACCAGGCCGGGAACGCGGCCCCGCGGCAGCTCATGTACACCGCGATGGGCATCGCGCTCTTCGTCGTCGTGATGGTCTTCCTCAAGGACCACCGCGTCCTGCAGCGCTACACGTACATCTCCATGGCCGGCGCGCTGGTCCTGCTGCTGCTGCCGCTCGTGCCGGGCCTCGGCCTCGACGTCTACGGCGCCAAGATCTGGATCCAGATCGGCTCCTTCAGCATCCAGCCCGGCGAGTTCGCCAAGATCGTGCTGGCGATCTTCTTCGCCGGCTACCTGATGGTGAAGCGCGACGCGCTGGCCCTGGCCAGCCGCCGCTTCATGGGGCTCTACCTGCCCCGCGGCCGTGACCTCGGCCCGATCGTCGTGGTCTGGGCGATCTCGATCCTGATCCTCGTCTTCGAGACCGACCTCGGCACCTCGCTGCTCTTCTTCGGCATGTTCGTGATCATGCTGTACGTCGCCACCGAGCGGACGAGCTGGATCGTCTTCGGTCTGCTGATGTCCGCGGTCGGCGCGGTCGGCGTGGCCAGCTTCGAACCGCACATCCAGACCCGGGTGCACGCCTGGCTCGACCCGATGCGGGAGTACCAGCTCAGCCGGTCCGGCGCCACCGACGGCATGGTCCACTCCGAGCAGGCGATGCAGGCGCTGTGGGCCTTCGGCTCCGGCGGCACCCTCGGCACCGGCTGGGGCCAGGGCCACTCCGAGCTGATCCGCTTCGCCGCCAACTCCGACTTCATCCTCGCCACCTTCGGCGAGGAACTGGGGCTGGCCGGCATCATGGCCCTGCTGCTGCTGTACGCGCTGATCGTGGAGCGCGGCGTGCGCACCGCCCTCGCCGCCCGCGACCCCTTCGGCAAGCTGCTCGCCATCGGCCTGTCCGGCGCCTTCGCCCTCCAGGTGTTCGTCGTCGCCGGCGGTGTCATGGGCCTCATCCCGCTCACCGGTATGACGATGCCCTTCCTCGCGTACGGAGGTTCCTCCGTCATCGCCAACTGGGCCCTGATCGGCATCCTGCTGCGGATCAGCGACACCGCCCGCCGCCCGGCCCCGGCCCCCGCCGCCAACCCCGACGCCGAGATGACCCAGGTGGTCCGACCGTGAACAAGCCTCTGCGCCGTATCGCGATCTTCTGCGGCCTCCTGGTGCTGGCCCTGCTGCTGCGCGACAACTGGCTCCAGTACGTCCAGGCCGACACCCTGAAGAACGACGAGAACAACCGCCGCGTCGCCATCGAGCGGTACGCCAGCCCGCGCGGCGACATCATCGTGGACGGCAAGGCCATCACCGGCCACGCCACCACCAAGGGCGACTTCAAGTTCAAGCGCACCTACAAGGACGGCGCCATGTGGGCGCCGGTGACCGGCTACGTCTCCCAGGCGTACGGCGCCACCCAGATCGAGGCCATCCACGACGGCATCCTCACCGGCAACGACGACCGGCTCTTCTTCCGCAACACGCTCGACATGATCACGGGCAAGAAGCGCGAGGGCGGCAACGTCGTCACCACCCTGAACGCCGCCGCCCAGAAGGCCGCCTACGAGGGCCTGGCCAAGCGGGGTGGCAAGGGCGCCGTCGCGGCGATCGAGCCGTCCACCGGCAAGATCCTCGCGCTCGCCTCGTACCCCTCGTACGACCCCTCGGTCTTCGCCGGCGGTTCCAACGCGGACGGCGAGGCGTGGAACAAGCTGCAGAAGAAGAACGACAAGAACGACCCGATGCTCAACCGGGCGCTGCGCGAGGTCTACCCGCCCGGCTCCACCTTCAAGGTGGTCACCGCCGCCGCGGCCCTGGAGAACGGGCTGTACTCCTCGGCCGAGGAGAAGACCGACTCGCCGCTGCCGTGGACCATGCCGGGCACCACGACCGAGCTGCCCAACGAGGGCAACATCCCCTGCGAGAACGCCACGCTGCGCGAGGCGCTGCGGGTCTCCTGCAACACCGTCTTCGGCAAGATCGGCTCCGACCTCGGCAACGAGAAGATGCTGGAGCAGACGAAGAAGTTCGGCTTCACCGAGGAGCAGTTCGTCCCGGTCCGCTCCAGCGCCTCGGTCTTCTCCGACGACATGAACCCCTCGCAGACCGCGCTCTCCTCCATCGGCCAGTTCAACACCGCGGCCACCCCGCTCCAGATGGCCATGGTCACCGCGGCCATCGCCAACAACGGCACGCTGATGAAGCCGTACATGGTCGACGAGCTGCAGGCCCCGAGCGTCGACACGATCGAGAAGACGGACCCGCAGGAGATGAGCAAGCCGCTCTCCGCGCAGAACGCCCAGATCCTCCAGTCCATGATGGAGACCGTGGTCAAGGACGGCACGGGAACCAACGCGCGGATCCCCGGCGTCACCGTCGGCGGGAAGACCGGTACCGCACAGCACGGTGTCGACAACAGCGAGAACCCGTACGCCTGGTTCATCTCCTACGCCAAGGGCCCGGACGGCAGCTCGCCGGTGGCCGTGGCCGTGGTCATCGAGGACGA
This genomic window contains:
- a CDS encoding FtsW/RodA/SpoVE family cell cycle protein — protein: MSSTTNSPTHHTSTIGAIGAPSRRNTELALLVFAVVIPVFAYANVGLALHGEVPTGLLSYGLGLGLLAGVGHLVVRKFAPFADPLLLPLATLLNGLGLVAIWRLDQSELLQAINQAGNAAPRQLMYTAMGIALFVVVMVFLKDHRVLQRYTYISMAGALVLLLLPLVPGLGLDVYGAKIWIQIGSFSIQPGEFAKIVLAIFFAGYLMVKRDALALASRRFMGLYLPRGRDLGPIVVVWAISILILVFETDLGTSLLFFGMFVIMLYVATERTSWIVFGLLMSAVGAVGVASFEPHIQTRVHAWLDPMREYQLSRSGATDGMVHSEQAMQALWAFGSGGTLGTGWGQGHSELIRFAANSDFILATFGEELGLAGIMALLLLYALIVERGVRTALAARDPFGKLLAIGLSGAFALQVFVVAGGVMGLIPLTGMTMPFLAYGGSSVIANWALIGILLRISDTARRPAPAPAANPDAEMTQVVRP
- a CDS encoding penicillin-binding transpeptidase domain-containing protein is translated as MNKPLRRIAIFCGLLVLALLLRDNWLQYVQADTLKNDENNRRVAIERYASPRGDIIVDGKAITGHATTKGDFKFKRTYKDGAMWAPVTGYVSQAYGATQIEAIHDGILTGNDDRLFFRNTLDMITGKKREGGNVVTTLNAAAQKAAYEGLAKRGGKGAVAAIEPSTGKILALASYPSYDPSVFAGGSNADGEAWNKLQKKNDKNDPMLNRALREVYPPGSTFKVVTAAAALENGLYSSAEEKTDSPLPWTMPGTTTELPNEGNIPCENATLREALRVSCNTVFGKIGSDLGNEKMLEQTKKFGFTEEQFVPVRSSASVFSDDMNPSQTALSSIGQFNTAATPLQMAMVTAAIANNGTLMKPYMVDELQAPSVDTIEKTDPQEMSKPLSAQNAQILQSMMETVVKDGTGTNARIPGVTVGGKTGTAQHGVDNSENPYAWFISYAKGPDGSSPVAVAVVIEDEAAVRDDISGGGLAAPIAKSVMQAVLDGKR